ATATTATTTATATGGTTTAAGTAATAATAAGGTCAACAGATATTTTATGATTTTGTTGCCGATTCCACCGGCTTCACCTTGAAGTCCATCAACATCTCAGATATTTAATACTCTCTGAATAAGACCCAGAAGTATTCTCCGTTCCCCGATCATCCAATATTCATAAGAATTAACATAAGAAATCAATTCTGGAAAGATCACTTTTCTGTAGTAATCAGGAAAGGCAACAGCTGAATGTGTATAATTATTACCGACGGAAAGATCTGAAACAGAACTGGAGAATCATGAAATGCGGATACAGGACCTTAAGATTAGAAATAGACTTGTTGCCGGTTTTTTAATAGTAGGACTTCTGGTTATAATGCTTGGAGGAATATCACTTGGCAATGCTGTTCGCCTTGGGACAAATGTTGAGGATATATACAATCACCCGTTCACAGTAAGTAATGCAGTGTTGAGAATTAAAGTTAATATCTATGATATTCACCGCAAGATGAAAGATATAGCGAATGCAGAAACTGTTGAAGATCTGGAAGCACTCCGCATATATGTAGAAAGGATAGAAAACCAAACCCTCAAAGAATTCGATGTTGTAGAACAAAGATTCCTTGGAGAGAAAGACAAGGTATATGCCGCCCGAACAAGCTTTGAGGACTGGGCTGTTATACGGGCAAAGGTCATTGACTACAGTCGCAGCGGCAAACACAAAGAATCCGCAGAAATAACAAAAAATGAAGGGGCTTCTCATATAGAGCTTCTGGAAACTGATATTCAGGGTCTTATAGATTTTGCATCAAATAAAGCTGAAAGTTTTCACTCAGATTCCTTACTCCGGGTAAGACAGGCCATGATTTATCAGATTATTCTACTGCTGACTGTTATCATCGTCAGTATTCTGGCTGGAATGATCCTGACAAACAGTATAACCCTACCGCTGCAGGAAGTAATTTCAGGCATTGAAAAGATAGCTATGGGTGATCTTGTAAGTGAAATATCATTGAATCAGAAAGATGAAATCGGTAACCTGGCGTCTTCTTTTAGAAAAATGCAGCAGAATTTAAAAGAAATTGTAGAGGTCTCTAAAAAAGTTGCAGATAGTGATTTCTCCATGACCCTGACCCCAAAATCAGAAAAAGATGAACTCTCCACCAGCCTGAATGAAATGACGGCAAAACTGAAAAAGCTGAGCCGGGAACAGATAGATCAGAACTGGCTCAAGAGTGGTCAGGCAAAGCTGATAGAAACTCTGCAGGGTAGGAAATCCATAGAAAAGATGACTGCCGATATGATTCATTTCATGACGAATTACCTGGAGAGTGAAGTTGGGTGTATCTACGTACTGGAAGAAGGAGAGTACCATCTGACCGGAACCCATGCTCTGACTGTCCGGAAGGATTCAAAGACATCATGGAAGCCGGGTGAGGGTCTTGTAGGGCAGGCTGCTCTTGAAAACAACCTGATAATTATTGAGGAGATACCAGAAAATTACATGGTCATTGCCTCCGGCTCCGGTCAGGCAGCACCGCGTCAGCTGGCCCTTCTGCCCTGTGCACTGGATACAAAGGTTATTACAGTACTGGAAATCGGATCATTCAAAGCGTTCAATGAAATACAGACCGCATTTCTCCGTTCGGTAGCCGACAATATTGCCATTGCCCTGTCTTCAGCTCAAGCCAGAGTGCAGACCGAAAAACTCCTCACCCAAACACAGGAACAGTCGCTGATTCTGAACCAACAACAGGAGGAACTGAGGGCATCCAATGGAGAACTTGAGAAAAAAACGAAAAGTCTTCAGCAATCTGAAGAAGAACTCAGGGTCCAGCAGGAAGAACTGCGGGCAACCAATGAAGAGCTTGAAGAAAAGACAAAAAGTCTGGAAGAACAGAAAAATGTTATTGTCAGCAGCAATGTAGAACTGGAGCAGGCCAGCAGGGACCTGGAAATCAAGGCGAAAGAACTTGAAATATCCAGCCGATATAAATCAGAATTTCTGGCCAATATGTCTCATGAGTTGAGAACACCTCTGAACAGTATGCTGATTCTGGCACAGGATCTTAAGGATAATAGGGAGAAGAATCTTACTGACCGGCAGACCCAGTCGGCAGATATCATTTATAGAGGGGGGAATGATCTTCTAAAATTGATTAATGAGATTCTGGACCTTTCCAAGATTGAAGCCGGGAAGATGTCAGCCAATTGGGAAGAAGTGGAATTACCTGAACTTCTAGACGGCATTATCTCCAATTTCAAGGCACTGACCGATGAAAAGAATTTGCATCTGACTACACATGTGGATGAAGATCTGCCACGGACGATAAGATCAGATAAACAGAGACTGGAGCAAATTTTAAGAAACCTCGTATCCAATGCAGTTAAATTTACCAGTAAAGGCCGTGTTTCCTGTACCATTTCCAGAGCTCCAGGTACTGACGAGAGAATAAGCATTAAGGTTAAAGATACAGGAATAGGCATCCCGGAGGATAAGCACCGGCATATATTTGAAGCCTTTCAGCAGGTAGACAGCGGGATATCCCGTAAATACGGTGGTACGGGCCTGGGATTATCGATTGTAAGAGAGATGATTAAGCTTATTAAGGGAGAAATAAGACTTAAAAGCAAAGTGGGAAAAGGATCTACGTTTGAATTGCTTATACCTATCCAACCGGAGGAAGATCCTGAAATAAAGCGGAGAAACCCTAAACCTGTCAAAACCAGAGAATCCGCAGTACATGCCCACAGGATTGCAGATGACCATGGAGATATGGAGGCCGATGATCCTAGAATCCTTGTAATAGAAGATGATACGGATTTCGCCGCAGTACTCAGGGATTTCTGCCATTCCCATAATATGAAATTCATCCATGCAGGCAGTGGAGAGCAGGGCCTTGAGTTTGCTGAGAAATTCCTGCCCCAGGGCATTATTCTGGATATAAAACTTCCGGGCATAGACGGCAGGGAAGTATTGGAGGAGTTGAAAAATAATACGGAAACAAGGCATATTCCCGTACACATGATGTCTGCCATGGAAGAGTCTATTGATGTGTATAAAATGGGAGCAGTCGGATTCCTGACTAAACCGGCTGAAAAGGAGATGCTTGAACAGGCCTTCAATAAGATGGAGGAGCTTATCAACAGATCCATGCAAAAACTCCTTGTTGTTGAAGATAATGAAGCCATGAGGGTCGGAATAAGACAGCTAATTGAAGATGATGAGGTTCAGATTGTCGAGGTCGAAAGCGGCAGGGATGCCATTGAACGAATAGAGAATGAAGCTTTTGACTGTATCATCCTGGATCTTGGTCTGCCGGACATGACAGGTTTTGAGCTGCTGCAAAAGCTTGAGGAAAGTAAAAAGATCATCAAAGTTCCACCTGTAATAATTTATACAGGAATGGAAATCACAGAAGAACAGAAGCAGGAGCTCGAAAAGCATGCTGCTTCGATCATTATTAAAGGGGTAAAGTCCAGAGAACGACTTCTGGATGAGACAACCCTGTTCCTGCACAAAATTGTTAAGGACATGCCCGAACAGAATAAAAGAATCATCAATAGTCTGTATAATAAAGATGCCCATTTTGAAGGGAAGAAGATCCTTTTAGTAGATGATGACATGAGAAATATTTTTGCCATAGGGAAAATCCTTGAAGACAACCATATGTCTGTATTCAAAGCGGCAAATGGACAGAAGGCTCTGGATCTTCTGGCAGAAAATCCGGATATTGACCTTGTCCTGATGGATATAATGATGCCCGTCATGGATGGCCTTGAGGCAAGCAAAAGGATCAGGGCGATGGGGCAATTTAAATCGCTCCCCATAATTGCGGTTACAGCCAAAGCAATGAAGGAAGATCAGGAGAAATGCCTGGAATCGGGGGCTAATGATTATCTGTCGAAACCCATTAATATGGAGCAACTTCTTTCCTTAATACGTTTATGGCTGTATCATGAAGCCAAATGATAAGTGAAGAATTAAAAATCCTGATCGTTGATGACCGTGAGGAGAATCTCTTTGCTCTGGAAATGCTGCTCCATGAAATGGATGTAACAGTTATACGGACAGAATCGGGAAATGATGCCTTGAAAGCCACACTTGAGCATGATTTTGCCCTGGCCCTGATTGATGTCCAGATGCCGGAGATGGATGGCTTTGAGACAGTCAAACTGATGAGACTGAATAAACGTACCGAATTACTTCCTGTTATTTTTGTATCTGCCATATATTCAGATGAATTTTATCATGTGAAAGGTATTGAAAGTGGAGCCGTCGACTTTCTGGTGAAACCACTAAATCCGAGTATTCTCAAAGGCAAAGTCAGCGTATTCCTGAAGCTCTACAAACAAAGAAGAGAACTGGAAAAAGCGCTTGAAAATGTAGAGGCCCTGCAGGGTCTTCTCCCTATCTGCTCACACTGTAAAAGTATTCGTGATGATAAAGGTTATTGGAGCAAACTGGAGAACTATTTTTTGGATCACAGTGATATCCTCTTCAGTCACAGCCTCTGTCCGGACTGTTTTAAAAAGCATTACCCCGAGATAGCGGATAAAGAATAGTCTATAATTAGAGCGAAAGATACTTTTGACCTAAGGAGTATTTATGTCAGCTTCATCCGCTTCCAGTCATGAACTTAAACGCTCATTGGGAACAAAAGAAGTTTTTGCCATTGCAACAGGGGCAATGATCAGTTCTGGAATATTTGTTCTGCCTGCCGTTGTATACCTGAAAGCCGGTCCTTCAATTCTCACAGCATATCTTCTGGCGTCTCTCTTTATAGTCCCCTCTATGTTTTCAAAAGCGGAACTGGCTACGGCAATGCCAAAGTCAGGAGGGACCTATTTTTTTATTGATAGAAGCTTTGGTTCTCTTTTCGGAAGTTTCTCAGGATTTGCCTCCTGGTTTTCCCTTTCCTTAAAAAGCGCCTTTGCCCTGGTGGGAATAGGTGTTTTCCTGGAACCCCTGATTCCCGTGTATTCACCAGACATGGTGAAATATATAGCCGTGGGTTTTACTTTGATATTTACATTCCTGAACATTATGAGTGTAAAGGAGAGCGGCCGGGCTCAGTTTATAATGGTAGCTTTTCTTCTTACTATTCTTGGGGGATTTGTCATTCTGGGCATACCCCATGTGGATTTAAAACATTTTCAACCTTCTATAGTGGTGGCTGGGAATAAACTATTACTGGTAACCGGAATGATTTTTATATCCTTTGGAGGTCTTACAAAGGTTGCCTCTGTGGCCGAAGAGATTAAAGATCCCAAAAAATCCATTCCAAAAGGAATGTTCTCAGCCTATATAGTGGTTACCATTCTCTACCTCCTTTCAATATTCGTTACCATAGGAATACTGGATTCTGAACAGATGTCTGCAACACTCACGCCTCTCTCAACTGCTGCTGCAGTCTTTCTGGGACGCCCTGGATATATTCTGCTTTCATCATCTGCTATGCTTGCCTTTATCACAACAGCAAATGCCGGTCTTATGGCTGCTTCAAGAATACCCATGGCGATGTCCAGAGATAAGATGCTACCCCCATTCTTCGGAAAACTAAGTCGGAAATACCAAACACCCCTGGTATCCATTCTTTTAACTTCAGGATTTATGATCAGCTGCATCCTTTTCCTTGATATTGAAGATCTGGTAAAAGTAGCATCGACAATGATGCTTCTCATGTTCACCATGGTAAATATATCTGTAATTCTCATGAGACAGAGTAAAATTGTCTCATACAGACCATCTTTTAAGTCACCCCTTTATCCTTATCTGCAGATTGCAGGAATTATTGCCTACATCGGACTCATTACGCAGATGGGGCGTCTGCCCCTGATTCTGTCAGCCTCATTTTTCGCTCTCTCCGTACTGTGGTACTTTATCTATGTACGCCGTGAAGATTCACAGAAATCGGCCTTTATCCATATGCTGGAGCGACTGACAAATAAAGAGATTGTAGAAGATGAAACACGGTTGGAAGTTGAATTGCTGGATATATTAAGGGAGCGGGACGAGATCAAGGAAGACCGCTTCGACACGATTATCTCAAACTCCCCTATCCTTGATATGGACAGGACTGTAAGCAGGAAAGAATTTTTCCATGAAGTAGCTCTTATTGTGGGTGAACGCTGGAATATTGAAGTAGAGAAGGTGGAGGAAAAACTGCAGCTTCGGGAAGAACAGGCATCCACACTGATCTACCCGGGTGTAGCAGTTCCCCATGCGATTCCTCATATTGTTATTGAGGGAGAGCACAGTTTTGATATCGTACTGGTAAGGAATAAGTTTGGAATAATCTGGAATGAGGCTGGAGATGTCGTCTATACAGCCTTCTGCCTTGTGGGGACAAAGGATGAACGGAATTTCCATCTCAAGGCCCTGATGTCCATTGCGCAAATTCTTCAGGACCCCGAATTTCATGCCCAGTGGACAAAAGCCAGAACTCCTGAAGAAATGCGTTCGGTTATTTTACTGACTAACAGAAGACGAACCTGACTCTCAAGCTCTATTTTTTCCACGTCCCCGGTTTTGGCCGCTGTCTGTTGAGCTGGTCAACTGTCTTTTAAAGGCCTCAAGATGATTCTCAGATGCACTCTTCAACTGTGTAAATACCTGCGCCACATCTTCAGCGAGATCCTGCTTCAGAAAAATCTCATACATCTTTATATTATTGATCTCCGCCTGAACAGCAATTTCTGCGGCTTCCCTTTCAGAAGCGGGAAGTACAAGATGCTCATCAGTATCAATTTCGGGAATTCTTAAATCATGATTATGATATAGATCTTCCAGGTAGGAAATATGTGTCTCTTCTGAGCGGGCTATATTGGAATATGGACGGTCCAGATCAAATTCTTTCATAAGGGCGTTATACTCAGCCAATGCCATATGTTCATCTTCAAGGGCATAAAGCAGCATCTCTTCAAGATCGTAATTCATCTGTTCTTTAGCTGCAGCAGATCCAAAATCCTCTGCATACAGTACTGACCCAAGGATTAAACCAATAGTTAATAATAAATTTCTGTTCATAACGAACCTCCGTAACTGATATAATCACAGCATAGACAGAAGATATAAACAGAGTATGAATCATATATATATTATTTAATATATTCCTCTAAGCATTTACTGCCCCCTTACTCAGGGCTGATTGATTTGAACGAAGAACCTTTATATAAAACTGAGACTGCATTAAACTATAGTTGAGGATGTAACAGATGAAGAATGAAAACTGCTGGTGGAAAGAAACAAGTATATATCAGATTTACCCAAGATCCTTTCAGGACAGTAACCATGATGGAATAGGTGATCTGCAGGGAATCATCTCCCGACTGGATTATATAAAAGATCTCGGATTTGAAACCATCTGGATTTCACCCTTCTTCAGCAGTCCTCAGGCAGATTTTGGCTATGATATTTCAGACTACAAATCAATTGCTCCGGAATACGGCAGCATGGAAGACTGTGACAGTCTCATAGCTGAGGTACACAAAAGGGGTATGAAAATCGTCCTGGATATGGTTATGAACCATACAAGTGATCAGCATCCCTGGTTTTTAGAATCAGCCTCCTCCAGAGACAACCCCAAGAGAGACTGGTATGTATGGAGAGACGGCAGAGCACCGGGAAAAGCCCCTACCAACTGGCTTTCACAGGTAAGAGGAAACGGCTGGCAGTACAGTAAGAAGACTGATCAGTGGTACTGGGCTGCATTTCTCCCATTTCAGCCGGATCTGAACTATAGAAATCCTGAAGTAAAAGAAACCATGTTTAATATCATCCGATTCTGGCTGGATAAAGGAGTTGACGGTTTCAGACTGGATATAATCGGAGCCCTCTTTGAAGACGAGGAGTTCAGAGACAATCCCTTCTCACCACAGCTGATTCCAACAGGGGAAACCAGCGATAAGATGTTCCGATCCACTAAAATGGTAGAGAATCTGCCAGAGACAATAGAGTTTACAAAGGAACTCAGGGCTGTTATGGATGAATATGACAAGCGTTTCCTGATAGGGGAAACCTTCGGATCTCTGAAAGATCTGAGAGAGTTCACAGGTGACAAAAGACCTGACGGACTGCATGCAACCTTCCTTTTCAACAGCATCTACACCCCATTCAAAGCCGGAAAACTCAAAAATATGCTCAGGAAATATGAAGAGTATTTTCCTGAGCCCTGGATTCCAAGTTATGTCTACGCAAATCATGACAGCATGAGGCGCATGACAACTTTCAGGAATAATGAAAAGAAAATAAGACTTCAGACACTTTTACAACATACAGCAAGGGGTATCCCTGTCAGCTACTACGGAGAAGAAATAGGGATGAAACAGTCGACCATCCCCCGAAGTCAGGCTCTGGACCCTGTTTGTCATGAATATAATTTCCTCCCTGATATCCTTTTTAATATTGTTGAAAGACTGACCCATGGAAGCCTTAACAGAGACGGCTGTCGAACACCCCAGCAATGGGATAGCTCCAAATATGCAGGATTCTCAGATAGCGGAAGCTGGCTGCCCGTTGGAAAGGACAAAGACACCATCAATGTAATGTCTCTGAGTAAAGACCCGGACTCCCTTTTGAATTTTTATAAAACTTTATTGAAATTTAGAAACAGCAGTAAGGTTCTTAGAAAGGGGAAATTAACTATTCTTGATGAAAAGGGAAAAATCCTTGCCTTTGAAAGGCAGGAGAATGGTGAAAGTCTGAAAATTTACATGAACATAGGACGTCGTAAACGGAAAATAAAACTTCCCTCCCCTATGAAGCTTGTCCTTTCCACTCATACTGGACGGCTTAAAGAACAACTTACAGAAATTGAGCTGAATCCCTGGGAAGGGGTGATTCTCAGCTAAGGAGTTCTTCAGCGAAGCCTTTTCTGCAGCTCTTTAACAAAGAGTACAGGTTCCCGAGGGCTTAAGAGGTAGAAGCTGCCATTCCTGACAGACCCGTAAGCAGTAACAGAATAACCATGATTACAGCATCGGCCTTTTTCACTGTTTCAAATTTCATTCACCCTCTCTAATCTTAAACCTTCAGTCAATATTTACGAAAAACTCATTTTCAATCTAACAAAATACTTTTATAGAATCATTAAGATGATTTATAACGATATTTTCGTTTTTTATAATGATTTTAAATCATAGAAACAGTGTTTTAAACGCCTTACAGCCTAAACAGACGAATTATAAATATTAGTTTTGACTAATTTAACATTAGCGATCTAGGATTAATACTAGCCTGTCCTATTTTCACAACAGGCTGCAGCAGGAGGGATTATGGAACTGAAGGCAAACAAGATACCCGATGAGTTCAAGCTTATTGTTCCCAGGGGAATGAGACTCGTAAGACGTATGGAGCAGGAATTTCTGCTCGTTGAATCAGTTTACTGCCCCAAAGGGCATAATCTGATGGTGGACAGTGTCCGTATTCACGGTGAACCATCCATAAAACTGGAACTGACAGTAGGTGGACAGAAAGGGCTGGTTTTTGTAGATGCATTCTGGGGCAGTCATGCCAAGCTGTTCAGTTTTCTTCCCGAATGCGGAGAAGGAAGCCATCTGGAAGGATTCTGTCCCTACTGCCATGTTTCACTGAAAGAGGAGAATAAATGCAGTGTTAAGGGATGTGAATCCGAATCGGCGCTGGTACTGCATCTTCCTTCCAGCAGCGGCAGGGTTTATGTATGTGACAGTCTGGGATGTCCCGGACATCTGCTGGATGTGAATACCCTCCCCCATGAACTCTCTGAATCCATCAGCGGAATCAATTACTTCGGTCATGGAACTGAAGATCTCTTTGGAGGCATGGAATGAACCGTTCTGTAATCGAAGCAGACCTGTGCAAGGGATGCAGGGTCTGTGTTAATTCATGTCCCAATCACTGTCTCTCCATAGGATCGGCAATCAACAGACTGGGATATCAGTATGCCCACTCCACTCCCGAAAAATGCAACGCATGCGGTATCTGTTTTTATGTATGCCCCGAACCCGGTGCCATAACTGTTTACAAAGGAGATGCTCCCGATGTCTGAAAAAGTCAAACAGCTTATCAAAGGAAATGAAGCGGTTATCTACGGAGCTCTTATGGGGGGAGCAACTCATTTTTTCGGTTATCCCATTACCCCTGCCAGCGAGATAGCTCATGGTGCGGCCAGATATTTCACTCTGTCGGGACGCCACTTTCTTCAGGCAGAATCGGAAGTTGCTGTTATCAACATGCTCTATGGAGCAGCAGGTGCAGGAGCCCGGGTGATGACAGCCTCCTCGGGACCGGGAATGTCTCTGATGGCCGAAGGTCTCTCATATATTGCCGGGGCGGAACTGCCCTGTGTAGTTGTAGATGTGCAGCGCGCCGGTCCCGGACTGGGTAATATCTGGCCCGAACAGAGTGACTACAATATCACCGTTAAGGGCGGTGGACATGGAAACTACAAAAGCATAGTCATGGCTCCCCACTCCGCTCAGGAGATGTGCGACTTTACATATCAGGCTTTTGAACTGGCTGATAAATACAGAATTACAGTCATCATCCTTGCTGATGCCTATATAGGGCAGATGATGGAGGCTGTTGAGATCCCTGAAAAACTACTTGAAGGAGAGAGAAAAGACTGGGCGTTGTATGCAGATAAAGAGAGCCGGGAGAATCTGGTGACCTCCATCCTTATGGACCCGCAGCTGCAGAGTGAACACAACTGGAAACTACAGGATAAGTACGAACGGATATCCCGGGAGTTCTGTCTCTGGGATGAGCTTGAATGTGACGACGCCGAATACCTTCTTGTGGCCTACGGTATCAGCTCCAGAATTTGTCACAGCGCTGTTGAAGAACTGAGAAAGAAGGGGATCAAAGCGGGGCTTCTGAGACCTAAGACCCTATTTCCCTTTCCTGAAGAGAGATTGAAAGAACTGGCGGGCTCAGCTTCAAAGGTAATTTCAGCGGAACTCTCAAACGGACAGATGGCTGCTGATGTAGAACGGCTTTGCGGAGGCATATGTCCCACTGAACGGCTCTGCTGGCTGGGTGGGATCGTCCCGTCGGTACAGGAGATAAGTGAGAAGATCGAATCATGGGCAGAAGGAGAATCAAAATGATTGTTAAAGAGAAACCGAAAGCCTTTTACGATACCTTTGAAAGAAAGGGCGCAGGTCAAAAAGTCACTCACTACTGTCCCGGATGCGGTCATGGAACTGCTCATAAACTGATTGCGGAACTCCTGGTGGAACTGGATATTCAGGACAGAACCATATTTCTATCCCCTGTGGGCTGCTCAGTCTTTGCCTACTACTATATGGATACTGGAAATATCCAGTGCGCCCACGGCAGGGCACCCGCTGTAGGAACTGGAATAAGAAGAACTCACAAGGATGCTATTCTCATTTCCTACCAGGGAGACGGAGACCTTGCGGCCATAGGGACTGCCGAGATAATCCATGCCGCTAACCGTGGTGAGAATATGACTGTGTTCTTTATCAACAATGCCATCTACGGAATGACCGGTGGACAGATGGCACCCACC
This genomic window from Oceanispirochaeta sp. M1 contains:
- a CDS encoding response regulator, encoding MRIQDLKIRNRLVAGFLIVGLLVIMLGGISLGNAVRLGTNVEDIYNHPFTVSNAVLRIKVNIYDIHRKMKDIANAETVEDLEALRIYVERIENQTLKEFDVVEQRFLGEKDKVYAARTSFEDWAVIRAKVIDYSRSGKHKESAEITKNEGASHIELLETDIQGLIDFASNKAESFHSDSLLRVRQAMIYQIILLLTVIIVSILAGMILTNSITLPLQEVISGIEKIAMGDLVSEISLNQKDEIGNLASSFRKMQQNLKEIVEVSKKVADSDFSMTLTPKSEKDELSTSLNEMTAKLKKLSREQIDQNWLKSGQAKLIETLQGRKSIEKMTADMIHFMTNYLESEVGCIYVLEEGEYHLTGTHALTVRKDSKTSWKPGEGLVGQAALENNLIIIEEIPENYMVIASGSGQAAPRQLALLPCALDTKVITVLEIGSFKAFNEIQTAFLRSVADNIAIALSSAQARVQTEKLLTQTQEQSLILNQQQEELRASNGELEKKTKSLQQSEEELRVQQEELRATNEELEEKTKSLEEQKNVIVSSNVELEQASRDLEIKAKELEISSRYKSEFLANMSHELRTPLNSMLILAQDLKDNREKNLTDRQTQSADIIYRGGNDLLKLINEILDLSKIEAGKMSANWEEVELPELLDGIISNFKALTDEKNLHLTTHVDEDLPRTIRSDKQRLEQILRNLVSNAVKFTSKGRVSCTISRAPGTDERISIKVKDTGIGIPEDKHRHIFEAFQQVDSGISRKYGGTGLGLSIVREMIKLIKGEIRLKSKVGKGSTFELLIPIQPEEDPEIKRRNPKPVKTRESAVHAHRIADDHGDMEADDPRILVIEDDTDFAAVLRDFCHSHNMKFIHAGSGEQGLEFAEKFLPQGIILDIKLPGIDGREVLEELKNNTETRHIPVHMMSAMEESIDVYKMGAVGFLTKPAEKEMLEQAFNKMEELINRSMQKLLVVEDNEAMRVGIRQLIEDDEVQIVEVESGRDAIERIENEAFDCIILDLGLPDMTGFELLQKLEESKKIIKVPPVIIYTGMEITEEQKQELEKHAASIIIKGVKSRERLLDETTLFLHKIVKDMPEQNKRIINSLYNKDAHFEGKKILLVDDDMRNIFAIGKILEDNHMSVFKAANGQKALDLLAENPDIDLVLMDIMMPVMDGLEASKRIRAMGQFKSLPIIAVTAKAMKEDQEKCLESGANDYLSKPINMEQLLSLIRLWLYHEAK
- a CDS encoding two-component system response regulator; this translates as MISEELKILIVDDREENLFALEMLLHEMDVTVIRTESGNDALKATLEHDFALALIDVQMPEMDGFETVKLMRLNKRTELLPVIFVSAIYSDEFYHVKGIESGAVDFLVKPLNPSILKGKVSVFLKLYKQRRELEKALENVEALQGLLPICSHCKSIRDDKGYWSKLENYFLDHSDILFSHSLCPDCFKKHYPEIADKE
- a CDS encoding amino acid permease, whose protein sequence is MSASSASSHELKRSLGTKEVFAIATGAMISSGIFVLPAVVYLKAGPSILTAYLLASLFIVPSMFSKAELATAMPKSGGTYFFIDRSFGSLFGSFSGFASWFSLSLKSAFALVGIGVFLEPLIPVYSPDMVKYIAVGFTLIFTFLNIMSVKESGRAQFIMVAFLLTILGGFVILGIPHVDLKHFQPSIVVAGNKLLLVTGMIFISFGGLTKVASVAEEIKDPKKSIPKGMFSAYIVVTILYLLSIFVTIGILDSEQMSATLTPLSTAAAVFLGRPGYILLSSSAMLAFITTANAGLMAASRIPMAMSRDKMLPPFFGKLSRKYQTPLVSILLTSGFMISCILFLDIEDLVKVASTMMLLMFTMVNISVILMRQSKIVSYRPSFKSPLYPYLQIAGIIAYIGLITQMGRLPLILSASFFALSVLWYFIYVRREDSQKSAFIHMLERLTNKEIVEDETRLEVELLDILRERDEIKEDRFDTIISNSPILDMDRTVSRKEFFHEVALIVGERWNIEVEKVEEKLQLREEQASTLIYPGVAVPHAIPHIVIEGEHSFDIVLVRNKFGIIWNEAGDVVYTAFCLVGTKDERNFHLKALMSIAQILQDPEFHAQWTKARTPEEMRSVILLTNRRRT
- a CDS encoding DUF2202 domain-containing protein, whose product is MNRNLLLTIGLILGSVLYAEDFGSAAAKEQMNYDLEEMLLYALEDEHMALAEYNALMKEFDLDRPYSNIARSEETHISYLEDLYHNHDLRIPEIDTDEHLVLPASEREAAEIAVQAEINNIKMYEIFLKQDLAEDVAQVFTQLKSASENHLEAFKRQLTSSTDSGQNRGRGKNRA
- a CDS encoding alpha-glucosidase; translation: MKNENCWWKETSIYQIYPRSFQDSNHDGIGDLQGIISRLDYIKDLGFETIWISPFFSSPQADFGYDISDYKSIAPEYGSMEDCDSLIAEVHKRGMKIVLDMVMNHTSDQHPWFLESASSRDNPKRDWYVWRDGRAPGKAPTNWLSQVRGNGWQYSKKTDQWYWAAFLPFQPDLNYRNPEVKETMFNIIRFWLDKGVDGFRLDIIGALFEDEEFRDNPFSPQLIPTGETSDKMFRSTKMVENLPETIEFTKELRAVMDEYDKRFLIGETFGSLKDLREFTGDKRPDGLHATFLFNSIYTPFKAGKLKNMLRKYEEYFPEPWIPSYVYANHDSMRRMTTFRNNEKKIRLQTLLQHTARGIPVSYYGEEIGMKQSTIPRSQALDPVCHEYNFLPDILFNIVERLTHGSLNRDGCRTPQQWDSSKYAGFSDSGSWLPVGKDKDTINVMSLSKDPDSLLNFYKTLLKFRNSSKVLRKGKLTILDEKGKILAFERQENGESLKIYMNIGRRKRKIKLPSPMKLVLSTHTGRLKEQLTEIELNPWEGVILS
- a CDS encoding 4Fe-4S binding protein: MNRSVIEADLCKGCRVCVNSCPNHCLSIGSAINRLGYQYAHSTPEKCNACGICFYVCPEPGAITVYKGDAPDV
- the vorB gene encoding 3-methyl-2-oxobutanoate dehydrogenase subunit VorB, producing the protein MSEKVKQLIKGNEAVIYGALMGGATHFFGYPITPASEIAHGAARYFTLSGRHFLQAESEVAVINMLYGAAGAGARVMTASSGPGMSLMAEGLSYIAGAELPCVVVDVQRAGPGLGNIWPEQSDYNITVKGGGHGNYKSIVMAPHSAQEMCDFTYQAFELADKYRITVIILADAYIGQMMEAVEIPEKLLEGERKDWALYADKESRENLVTSILMDPQLQSEHNWKLQDKYERISREFCLWDELECDDAEYLLVAYGISSRICHSAVEELRKKGIKAGLLRPKTLFPFPEERLKELAGSASKVISAELSNGQMAADVERLCGGICPTERLCWLGGIVPSVQEISEKIESWAEGESK